One genomic region from Pempheris klunzingeri isolate RE-2024b chromosome 4, fPemKlu1.hap1, whole genome shotgun sequence encodes:
- the zbtb38 gene encoding zinc finger and BTB domain-containing protein 38, with protein MTVVSPCTQNLMDSAHPHTVLSKLNEQRSQGLFCDVTIVVEDVKFRAHKNILAACSGYFRNALTTPETPSSSQVLELMDLKSEVFASILNFIYCSKVTSPVAEDTGGLVAAGKRLGIPFLEKLAEQESQDERVKSTDSSTVPVSKKTKKEAPRPEEMDRGPRITNAFSITEVCPGNNLFTPLVQTNGERLSPDVGELPSNCPTTSCLNGSNETTQALSEHSYAVSKSTEVKDISQWDNKKVCKPAISQPKQLIYRNMGPLKKRHRLRGILGKSILPTPAEPQTETPNTMTPTSADSVSAAPVAAMTPPALFSEAETEKSMDPVLPIAADNVQMELGPPTLSPHTEDSISIYGCEQCPEIFTNKALLTIHSEVHKKRFVSHLFCKFCHRKFIHLKRLRNHEQVCPKAVRGPPKLDATDIPSKKVDVRSDDLPNEDSVVTQLPSADLSTPSSPEPPQVDQSEPPQDERVVRPGGSQRRYNCSVCKRVYVTLSSLKRHENVHSWQRAYPCHYCNKVFALAEYRTKHEVWHTGERRYQCIFCLETFMTYYILKNHQKSFHGIDPSLAVKKKSANGGLKASVYPIKLYRLLPMKFRKRQYKTYSQTYSEGAETGDQAPLDRNSLIPPFEENGLISPPDPVSFPLTFMATTKMVAPVMPRISFDKPCDQDIDQNLSSELETKRSTRKVAENRDSPLTNYDSTFSLHPNTESPAVGYKDDLPALSNSEHISRNVPFLHSLHAVKKLGELSASAKRVEDMTKEILQSSAENQVRDKKVGAKTETYIAKPACPGPSVDGASMPLCQITVKIGNEAIIRRQIKGSKLFPRKKRRIRELSGDESPSQCPQARENSESPRLRLRPEVAAATEPETFDDPNDCDTADMLWRPYYSYKAKKKRKKLRFKRRKALFHCYPETPADRTAASEGQLDKISRLAEESISGGSGEVKRSLSRNCSPRATYNCDICDSSFITETGLRAHVIGSHPCFCRTCGKQGPPGEAPAGGDYICNSCMENGSCFDNTPRSPNPEKKYRCSFCPQRFLYLATKRSHEKKHQETNEEGYNYDNFTPCPKYSAHLSEDNRQDTIKTEDSDNQEGAGIKSETVEGGHFSIDTIKPKIENAADFVSLATYQDMSYSNIKSPLSPCADPLVSLTSSKVKHKMAKKRISAQQSMHLISKKQARDRDSDNSKDVLMGPRTTSHNDRDRSSKLFRRNDSETKGPHISIHKPEKWVCKEEPFF; from the coding sequence ATGACTGTGGTGTCCCCATGCACTCAGAACCTGATGGATAGTGCTCACCCTCACACTGTGCTCAGCAAACTCAATGAGCAGCGTTCCCAAGGCCTCTTCTGTGATGTTACCATTGTGGTGGAGGATGTTAAGTTTCGGGCCCACAAGAACATTCTGGCAGCCTGCAGCGGGTACTTCAGGAACGCTCTGACGACCCCTGAGACACCGAGCTCGAGCCAAGTGCTGGAGCTGATGGACCTGAAGTCTGAGGTGTTCGCCAGTATCCTCAACTTTATCTACTGCTCAAAGGTGACGTCACCTGTTGCAGAGGACACGGGGGGGCTGGTGGCAGCTGGGAAAAGACTTGGCATTCCTTTTTTAGAGAAGCTTGCAGAACAAGAGAGTCAGGATGAGCGTGTTAAATCCACAGACTCCAGCACAGTCCCAGTGTCTAAAAAAACTAAGAAGGAAGCTCCGAGGCCTGAGGAGATGGACAGAGGGCCGCGCATCACCAATGCCTTCTCTATCACTGAAGTGTGTCCTGGGAACAATCTTTTCACCCCTCTGGTTCAAACCAACGGGGAGAGGCTGTCGCCAGACGTGGGAGAGCTCCCATCAAATTGCCCGACAACCTCCTGCCTCAATGGGAGCAATGAGACAACCCAAGCTCTCTCCGAGCACTCATATGCAGTAAGCAAATCAACTGAAGTTAAGGATATCAGTCAGTGGGACAACAAGAAGGTCTGTAAACCAGCAATATCACAGCCAAAGCAACTCATTTACAGGAACATGGGCCCTCTTAAAAAGCGCCACAGGCTGAGAGGCATTTTAGGAAAAAGTATTCTTCCCACACCAGCTGAACCACAAACAGAGACACCAAATACCATGACCCCAACGTCTGCCGATAGTGTATCTGCAGCACCTGTTGCAGCCATGACACCACCTGCGCTTTTTTcagaggcagaaacagaaaaaagtatGGACCCGGTGCTACCTATAGCCGCAGACAATGTTCAAATGGAGTTGGGTCCACCAACCCTTTCCCCTCACACAGAGGACAGCATTTCAATCTACGGATGTGAGCAATGTCCAGAGATATTCACAAATAAAGCTCTTCTCACCATCCACTCAGAGGTGCATAAAAAGCGTTTTGTCAGCCATTTGTTTTGCAAGTTTTGTCACAGAAAGTTCATACACCTCAAACGGCTGCGCAATCACGAGCAGGTCTGTCCAAAAGCTGTAAGAGGTCCGCCTAAACTAGATGCGACTGACATACCATCCAAAAAGGTGGACGTCCGTTCAGATGACTTGCCAAACGAGGACAGCGTCGTGACACAGCTTCCCTCTGCTGACCTCTCCACCCCTTCCTCCCCAGAGCCCCCTCAAGTGGACCAATCAGAGCCTCCACAGGATGAGAGGGTAGTGAGGCCAGGTGGCAGTCAGAGGAGATACAACTGCAGTGTGTGCAAACGGGTCTATGTCACCCTATCCAGTCTGAAGCGGCATGAGAATGTACATTCCTGGCAGAGGGCCTATCCCTGTCATTATTGTAATAAGGTGTTCGCCTTGGCAGAGTACCGTACTAAGCACGAAGTCTGGCACACAGGTGAACGCCGATATCAGTGCATTTTCTGCCTGGAGACATTCATGACATACTATATCTTAAAGAACCATCAGAAGTCTTTTCACGGCATCGATCCCAGTCTAGCTGTTAAGAAGAAATCTGCCAACGGTGGGCTGAAAGCCAGTGTTTATCCAATCAAACTCTACAGGCTTCTACCTATGAAGTTTAGAAAGAGACAATACAAGACGTACAGTCAGACATATTCAGAGGGTGCAGAGACAGGGGACCAAGCTCCACTAGACAGAAACTCTCTTATCCCTCCATTTGAAGAAAATGGTCTCATCAGCCCCCCAGATCCTGTTTCCTTCCCTCTGACATTCATGGCAACGACAAAGATGGTGGCACCCGTCATGCCTCGCATTAGCTTTGACAAGCCATGTGACCAGGATATTGACCAAAATCTGAGCAGTGAATTAGAAACTAAGAGAAGCACAAGAAAAGTGGCTGAGAATAGAGATTCGCCTCTCACTAACTACGACAGCACTTTCTCTTTGCACCCCAATACAGAGTCTCCTGCCGTGGGTTACAAAGATGATCTGCCAGCACTAAGTAACTCAGAGCACATCAGTCGTAATGTGCCATTCTTACACTCTTTGCACGCTGTTAAAAAGTTAGGTGAGCTTTCGGCCTCTGCAAAAAGAGTTGAGGATATGACAAAAGAGATACTTCAATCAAGTGCAGAGAATCAGGTGCGCGATAAGAAGGTGGGggcaaagacagaaacataTATTGCCAAACCCGCATGCCCAGGTCCATCTGTGGATGGCGCGTCCATGCCACTCTGTCAGATAACAGTGAAAATAGGCAATGAAGCCATCATCCGTCGCCAAATCAAAGGATCTAAGCTCTTCCccagaaagaaaaggagaatcAGAGAGCTGAGTGGGGACGAGAGCCCGAGTCAGTGCCCTCAAGCAAGGGAAAACTCAGAGAGCCCCAGACTACGGCTCAGACCAGAAGTCGCTGCCGCCACAGAGCCAGAGACATTCGATGATCCCAATGACTGTGACACAGCTGACATGCTTTGGCGTCCCTACTATTCTTACAAagctaaaaagaaaaggaagaagctGAGATTCAAGCGCAGAAAAGCTTTGTTTCACTGTTATCCTGAAACTCCTGCAGACAGAACTGCTGCCAGTGAGGGCCAACTTGATAAAATTAGTCGACTGGCAGAGGAAAGCATCTCAGGTGGCAGCGGAGAGGTGAAACGTAGTCTTAGCAGGAACTGCAGCCCGAGGGCCACCTACAACTGTGACATCTGTGACAGCTCTTTTATCACAGAGACCGGGCTCAGAGCTCACGTTATTGGGTCCCACCCGTGTTTCTGCCGGACCTGCGGTAAACAAGGTCCCCCCGGTGAGGCGCCTGCCGGTGGTGACTACATCTGCAATAGCTGTATGGAAAATGGCTCCTGTTTCGATAATACACCGCGGAGCCCCAACCCAGAGAAGAAGTATCGCTGCTCCTTCTGTCCCCAGCGTTTTCTCTACCTTGCCACCAAGAGAAGCCATGAGAAAAAACACCAGGAGACAAATGAGGAGGGATATAATTATGACAACTTCACACCATGTCCTAAATACTCGGCCCATCTGAGTGAAGACAATAGACAAGACACCATCAAAACAGAGGACAGTGACAATCAAGAAGGCGCTGGCATAAAAAGTGAAACTGTGGAAGGAGGACATTTTTCCATTGATACAATTAAGCCTAAAATCGAGAATGCAGCTGACTTTGTGTCTTTGGCTACGTACCAAGACATGTCATATTCTAACATTAAAAGTCCATTATCCCCCTGCGCAGACCCATTGGTTTCCCTGACATCCTCAAAGGTGAAacataaaatggcaaaaaaaaggaTCAGTGCGCAGCAGTCTATGCACCTCATCTCAAAGAAGCAAGCCCGTGACAGAGACAGCGATAACAGCAAGGATGTGTTGATGGGGCCAAGAACAACCAGTCACAATGACCGCGACAGGTCCAGCAAACTCTTCAGGAGAAACGACTCTGAAACTAAAGGTCCCCACATTTCAATACACAAGCCAGAGAAATGGGTGTGCAAAGAGGAGCCATTTTTTTAA
- the fbxo36a gene encoding F-box only protein 36a: MASLLGEHLFDISGQGPPPLKDFFQLVVTKNEVELTSWKISVRLGSRGAAPKKLKTSHHDFLHHKILKQQIGVVFGRRILEHAMSLCQGKFDYLERLPDDILLKILSYLQLKDTTQLAQVSQRFRQLCDSEKFWEQTVRGRCAEFTSDMEGLANAMGWRRIYFTFFHTGGHKKQQ; the protein is encoded by the exons ATGGCGTCCTTGCTTGGAGAGCATCTATTTGATATTAGTGGTCAGGGTCCACCTCCtctaaaagatttttttcaactCGTTGTTACCAAAAACGAG GTAGAATTGACATCATGGAAGATTTCTGTGAGACTTGGATCCCGGGGAGCTGCACCCAAAAAGCTGAAGACATCCCATCATGATTTCCTACATCACAAAATACTAAAGC AACAAATCGGTGTTGTGTTTGGGCGGAGGATCCTGGAACATGCAATGTCACTATGTCAAGGAAAGTTTGATTACCTAGAGCGCTTGCCTGATGACATACTGCTGAAAATCCTGTCATACCTACAGCTGAAAGATACAACACAGCTGGCACAAGTTTCACAAAGATTCAGGCAG CTCTGTGACTCTGAGAAGTTTTGGGAGCAGACCGTGAGGGGTCGCTGTGCTGAGTTTACCAGTGACATGGAGGGCCTAGCAAATGCCATGGGCTGGAGGAGGATCTATTTTACCTTTTTTCACACCGGTGGCCATAagaagcagcagtga